In Quercus robur chromosome 11, dhQueRobu3.1, whole genome shotgun sequence, the following proteins share a genomic window:
- the LOC126707192 gene encoding pathogenesis-related thaumatin-like protein 3.5 — MASFCSVLLTIVFIFTIIASVTRISSSTRTFTIVNSCKETIWPGITHSENISGGGIELKPGKSTVYTASSGWGGRIWARTSCKFNKNGNGTCQTGSCGSTLNCTGPSSPPTSIAEFNLGEIDYYDVSLVDGFNLPVMVKAFNGTGNCSTAGCDGDMRQNCPSDLTLKAKGKVIACRSACDVYKTDEYCCRGKYGKPDTCLPSNYSKSFKQVCPAAYSYAYDDPTSVITCSGANYVVAFCATRNQTVCSYHDNQLFCNQSKGLKVVPHRWWVAVLAIPLMLKLCVMF; from the exons ATGGCTTCTTTTTGCAGCGTACTTCTGACAATTGTGTTCATCTTCACTATCATTGCATCAG TGACTAGAATATCCAGCAGTACAAGAACTTTCACCATAGTAAATTCCTGCAAGGAGACAATATGGCCAGGAATAACACATAGCGAGAACATCAGTGGTGGTGGAATTGAACTAAAACCAGGCAAATCTACTGTTTATACCGCTTCATCTGGGTGGGGTGGACGCATTTGGGCTCGAACCAGTtgcaaattcaacaaaaatggCAATGGCACATGCCAAACCGGTAGCTGTGGCAGCACCCTCAATTGCACTGGCCCGAGTAGCCCTCCCACCTCCATCGCCGAGTTTAACCTTGGAGAAATCGATTATTATGATGTTAGCCTTGTAGATGGTTTTAACTTGCCTGTGATGGTTAAAGCTTTTAATGGTACAGGCAATTGTAGCACTGCTGGCTGTGATGGAGATATGAGGCAAAATTGCCCATCAGATCTTACCCTTAAGGCCAAAGGGAAGGTCATAGCTTGCCGAAGTGCGTGTGATGTGTACAAGACTGATGAGTATTGTTGTAGAGGAAAGTATGGAAAGCCTGACACATGTTTACCTTCAAACTATTCCAAGAGTTTCAAACAAGTATGCCCGGCTGCATACAGCTACGCATATGATGATCCTACTAGTGTCATAACTTGCTCTGGAGCAAACTACGTTGTAGCCTTCTGTGCAACAAG GAATCAAACGGTATGCtcttatcatgataatcaactTTTCTGTAATCAATCAAAGGGCTTAAAAGTAGTCCCTCACAGATGGTGGGTTGCGGTGCTTGCTATACCCTTGATGTTAAAATTATGCGTAATGTTCTAG